Proteins from a genomic interval of Balaenoptera musculus isolate JJ_BM4_2016_0621 chromosome 16, mBalMus1.pri.v3, whole genome shotgun sequence:
- the CH25H gene encoding cholesterol 25-hydroxylase: MSSRNGSELHVLCSSGQLFLQPLWDRLRTWEALIQSPFFPVVFSITTYLGFCLPFAVLDVLCPWVPALRRYKIHPDFSPSAWQLLPCLGQTLYQHVVFVFPMTLLHWATSPALLPPEAPELLQLVRHVVLCLLLFDTEFFVWHVLHHKVPWLYRTFHKMHHQNSSPFALATQYMSVGELLSLGFFDMMNVLLLQCHPLTVLTFHVVNIWLSVEDHSGYDFPWSTHKLVPFGWYGGVEHHDLHHSQFTCNFAPYFTHWDRILGTLRSAHSK, encoded by the coding sequence ATGAGCAGCCGCAACGGCTCCGAGCTCCACGTCCTCTGCAGCTCCGGCCAGCTGTTCTTGCAGCCCCTCTGGGACCGCCTGAGGACCTGGGAGGCCCTCATCCAGTCGCCCTTCTTCCCCGTCGTCTTCTCCATCACCACCTACCTGGGCTTCTGCCTGCCCTTCGCGGTGCTGGACGTCCTGTGCCCCTGGGTGCCCGCGCTACGGCGCTACAAGATCCACCCGGACTTCTCGCCGTCGGCTTGGCAGCTGCTGCCCTGTCTGGGGCAGACGCTCTACCAGCACGTGGTGTTCGTGTTCCCCATGACACTGCTGCACTGGGCGACCAGCCCCGCCCTCCTGCCCCCCGAAGCCCCCGAGCTGCTCCAGCTGGTCCGCCACGTCGTGCTCTGCCTGCTGCTCTTCGACACCGAGTTCTTCGTGTGGCACGTGCTGCACCACAAGGTGCCCTGGCTGTACCGGACCTTCCACAAGATGCACCACCAGAACTCGTCCCCGTTCGCGCTGGCCACGCAGTACATGAGCGTCGGGGAGCTGCTTTCCTTGGGTTTCTTTGACATGATGAACGTCTTGCTGCTCCAGTGCCACCCGCTGACTGTCCTGACCTTCCACGTGGTCAACATCTGGCTGTCGGTGGAGGACCACTCGGGCTACGACTTCCCCTGGTCCACGCACAAACTGGTACCTTTCGGGTGGTATGGGGGCGTGGAGCACCACGACCTGCATCACTCCCAGTTTACCTGCAACTTCGCCCCTTACTTCACACACTGGGACAGAATACTGGGAACTCTGCGGTCTGCTCACTCCAAGTGA